The Streptomyces sp. NBC_01244 genome contains a region encoding:
- a CDS encoding deoxyguanosinetriphosphate triphosphohydrolase, translating to MEGMEGTTAPVRPDLDLPGEPYVPADTERWATEPDKRPGRTAFQRDRARVLHSAALRRLAGKTQVVTPGTRSYDWDASPRTRLTHSLECAQVGRELGAALGCDPDLVEAACLSHDMGHPPFGHNGEEALNEFAKDCGGFEGNAQSLRLLTRLEPKRFVPDPQTGTLVSVGLNLTRACLDAATKYPWARGDHPTDPGSVKFGAYEDDLPVFEWLRRGAPADRKCFEAQVMDWSDDVAYSVHDFEDGLHAGHLDPNLLFAEPERAEIWRVAIGRYVPSDTEPEELREALDRLMEQEWWPHGYDGSAVAQARLKDATSQLIGRFCLAAEGATRQAYGTGRLTRYAAELVVPREARNECAVLKAVADLYVMQRDEQERIRADQRIVLAELAEAVSARAPEGLDPQFRAIFDEAPDDRARKRAVVDQIAALTDASARSLHARLTQRARRAEG from the coding sequence ATGGAAGGCATGGAAGGCACCACCGCACCTGTCCGACCCGATCTCGATCTGCCCGGCGAGCCGTACGTTCCCGCCGATACCGAGCGCTGGGCCACCGAGCCCGACAAACGGCCCGGGCGGACCGCCTTCCAGCGCGACCGCGCCCGGGTGCTGCACTCCGCCGCCCTGCGACGGCTCGCCGGGAAGACGCAGGTGGTGACCCCGGGGACGCGTTCGTACGACTGGGACGCGAGTCCTCGTACGCGGCTGACGCACTCCCTCGAATGCGCCCAGGTCGGCCGCGAGCTCGGCGCCGCCCTCGGCTGTGATCCCGATCTGGTCGAAGCCGCCTGTCTGTCGCACGACATGGGGCACCCGCCCTTCGGCCACAACGGCGAGGAAGCGCTCAACGAGTTCGCCAAGGACTGCGGCGGCTTCGAGGGCAACGCCCAGTCGCTGCGCCTGCTGACCCGGCTGGAACCCAAGCGGTTCGTCCCCGATCCGCAGACCGGCACCCTCGTCAGCGTCGGGCTCAACCTCACCCGTGCCTGCCTGGACGCCGCCACCAAGTACCCCTGGGCGCGCGGGGACCACCCCACCGACCCGGGCTCGGTGAAGTTCGGCGCCTACGAGGACGACCTGCCGGTCTTCGAGTGGCTGCGCCGCGGCGCGCCCGCGGACCGCAAGTGCTTCGAGGCGCAGGTCATGGACTGGTCGGACGACGTGGCGTACTCCGTCCACGACTTCGAGGACGGCCTGCACGCCGGCCACCTCGACCCGAACCTGCTGTTCGCCGAGCCCGAGCGCGCCGAGATCTGGCGGGTGGCCATCGGCCGGTACGTGCCCTCCGACACCGAGCCGGAGGAGCTCCGCGAGGCCCTGGACCGCCTGATGGAGCAGGAGTGGTGGCCGCACGGGTACGACGGCTCGGCCGTGGCCCAGGCCCGGCTGAAGGACGCGACCAGCCAGCTGATCGGCCGTTTCTGCCTGGCCGCCGAGGGCGCCACGCGGCAGGCGTACGGGACCGGCCGGCTGACCCGGTACGCGGCGGAGCTGGTGGTGCCGCGCGAGGCCCGCAACGAGTGCGCCGTACTGAAGGCGGTCGCCGACCTGTACGTCATGCAGCGCGACGAGCAGGAGCGGATCCGAGCCGATCAGCGCATCGTCCTGGCCGAACTCGCGGAGGCGGTCAGCGCCCGCGCACCCGAGGGTCTGGACCCCCAATTCCGCGCCATCTTCGACGAGGCGCCGGACGACCGGGCCAGGAAGCGGGCGGTCGTGGACCAGATCGCGGCCCTCACGGACGCCTCCGCGCGCTCCCTGCACGCCCGCCTCACCCAGCGCGCGCGACGCGCCGAAGGGTGA
- a CDS encoding NAD(P)/FAD-dependent oxidoreductase, which yields MVDAHRTFVIVGAGLAGAKAAETLRSEGFTGRVILIGDEREHPYERPPLSKGYLAGKEERESVFVHEPSWYAASDIELHLGQPAVHLDRDAKKVVLGDGTALPYDKLLLATGAEPRRLDIPGTELVGVHHLRRLSHAERLRGALASLGRDNGHLLIAGAGWIGLEVAAAARGYGAEVTVIEPAPTPLHAVLGPEVGRLFADLHTEHGVRFHFGSHLTEIVGHDGMVLAARTDDGEEHPAHAVLAAIGAAPRTALAETSGLALVDREHGGGIAVDASLRTSDPDVFAVGDVAAAHHPVLGARLRVEHWANALNGGPAAARAMLGQEVSYDRVPYFFSDQYDVGLEYSGYAPAGGYDQVLIRGDAGKREFIAFWLSDGRVLAGMNVNVWDVTEDIQALIRSKAPVDRERLADPSIPLSALVPAEGA from the coding sequence GTGGTCGACGCACACCGGACGTTCGTCATCGTCGGCGCAGGGCTCGCCGGGGCTAAGGCGGCCGAAACGCTGAGGTCCGAGGGGTTCACGGGGCGGGTGATCCTGATCGGAGACGAGCGTGAACATCCCTACGAGCGGCCACCGCTCTCCAAGGGGTACCTGGCGGGCAAGGAGGAGCGCGAGAGCGTCTTCGTGCACGAACCGTCCTGGTACGCGGCCTCCGACATCGAGCTGCACCTCGGCCAGCCCGCGGTCCACCTCGACCGGGACGCCAAGAAGGTGGTCCTCGGCGACGGCACGGCGCTGCCCTACGACAAGCTGCTGCTCGCCACCGGCGCCGAACCGCGCCGGCTCGACATCCCGGGCACCGAGCTGGTCGGGGTGCACCACCTGCGCCGGCTCTCGCACGCGGAGCGGCTGCGGGGGGCCCTGGCGAGCCTGGGCCGGGACAACGGGCACCTGCTGATCGCGGGCGCCGGCTGGATCGGTCTGGAGGTCGCCGCGGCGGCCCGCGGGTACGGGGCCGAGGTCACCGTGATCGAGCCGGCGCCGACCCCGCTGCACGCGGTGCTCGGCCCGGAGGTCGGCCGGCTCTTCGCCGACCTGCACACCGAGCACGGGGTCCGCTTCCACTTCGGGTCCCATCTGACGGAGATCGTCGGGCACGACGGCATGGTGCTGGCGGCCCGTACGGACGACGGGGAGGAGCACCCGGCGCACGCGGTCCTCGCGGCGATCGGGGCCGCCCCGCGGACCGCACTGGCGGAGACCTCGGGCCTGGCCCTGGTCGACCGGGAGCACGGGGGCGGGATCGCCGTGGACGCCTCGCTGCGCACCTCCGACCCGGACGTCTTCGCGGTCGGGGACGTGGCGGCCGCACACCACCCGGTGCTGGGGGCCCGGCTGCGGGTGGAGCACTGGGCGAACGCGCTGAACGGGGGTCCGGCCGCCGCGCGGGCGATGCTGGGGCAGGAGGTCTCGTACGACCGGGTGCCGTACTTCTTCTCCGACCAGTACGACGTGGGTCTGGAGTACTCGGGGTACGCCCCGGCGGGCGGCTACGACCAGGTGCTGATCCGCGGCGACGCGGGCAAGCGGGAGTTCATCGCCTTCTGGCTCTCGGACGGCCGGGTCCTGGCCGGAATGAACGTGAACGTGTGGGACGTCACCGAGGACATCCAGGCCCTGATCAGGTCGAAGGCGCCCGTGGACCGGGAGAGGCTGGCGGATCCGTCGATTCCGCTTTCGGCCCTGGTTCCGGCGGAAGGGGCCTGA
- the dnaG gene encoding DNA primase: MAGRINDDDVKAVRDAVPIDAVVSEYLQLRNAGGGNLKGLCPFHDEKSPSFQVSPSKGFYHCFGCQAGGDTLDFVMKIDHLSFSEAVERLAGLAGITLRYEEGGYTAGTSGRGERIRLVEAHKAAADFYMDQLGSAEAEIGRKFLAERGFDQAAAQHFSVGYSPAGWDHLTRFLRGKGFSDKELITSGLAQDSRSGKPIDRFRGRLMWPIRDISGEVVGFGARKLRDDDNGPKYLNTPETAIYKKSQVLYGIDLAKKEIAKTSRAVVVEGYTDVMACHMAGVTTAIATCGTAFGGDHIKILRRLLMDNATAEVIFTFDGDAAGQKAALRAFEDDQKFAAETSITIAPGGMDPCDLRLAKGDAAVSGLVEARTPLFEFALKHIVARHNLENPAGRAAALEEAAPIIKKIKNVAIQHESAVQLAGMLGMRDEQFVVKRIAQLDRWARERGNQPQQQRRGQSGNSGGSGHSGHSYEDIPAPSAGPAGPALNLRSPAHITERELLKLALQRPALVSPAFDAYGMDEFTAPPYAAVRQAIMDAGGASLGTEDYVTRVRDSAPNDTVRALVTELVVEAIHAKTVDEVYAGVQLVQVRLRAVDRRVHEIQGTLSRLGHQDAPEQLAAVQEELWVLQQYGQRLRNRGAEGL, from the coding sequence GTGGCAGGACGGATCAACGACGACGACGTGAAGGCGGTACGGGACGCGGTCCCGATCGACGCCGTGGTCTCGGAGTACCTCCAGCTGCGCAACGCGGGCGGCGGCAACCTCAAGGGCCTCTGCCCCTTCCATGACGAGAAGTCCCCGTCCTTCCAGGTCAGCCCCAGCAAGGGCTTCTACCACTGCTTCGGCTGCCAGGCGGGCGGGGACACCCTCGACTTCGTCATGAAGATCGACCACCTCTCCTTCTCGGAGGCGGTGGAGCGGCTCGCCGGCCTGGCCGGCATCACCCTGCGGTACGAAGAGGGCGGCTACACCGCCGGCACCAGCGGGCGCGGCGAGCGGATCCGGCTGGTCGAGGCGCACAAGGCCGCGGCCGATTTCTACATGGACCAGCTCGGCAGCGCCGAGGCGGAGATCGGCCGCAAGTTCCTGGCCGAGCGCGGCTTCGACCAGGCCGCCGCCCAGCACTTCAGCGTCGGCTACAGCCCGGCCGGCTGGGACCACCTGACCCGCTTCCTGCGCGGCAAGGGCTTCAGCGACAAGGAACTGATCACCTCGGGCCTGGCCCAGGACAGCCGCAGCGGCAAGCCCATCGACCGCTTCCGCGGCCGGCTGATGTGGCCCATCCGCGACATCAGCGGCGAGGTCGTCGGCTTCGGCGCGCGCAAGCTGCGCGACGACGACAACGGCCCCAAGTACCTGAACACCCCCGAGACGGCGATCTACAAGAAGTCCCAGGTGCTGTACGGCATCGACCTGGCCAAGAAGGAGATCGCCAAGACCTCCCGGGCCGTCGTCGTCGAGGGCTACACCGACGTCATGGCCTGCCACATGGCCGGGGTCACCACCGCGATCGCCACCTGCGGCACCGCCTTCGGCGGCGACCACATCAAGATCCTGCGCCGACTGCTCATGGACAACGCCACCGCCGAGGTGATCTTCACCTTCGACGGGGACGCGGCCGGGCAGAAGGCCGCGCTGCGGGCCTTCGAGGACGACCAGAAGTTCGCCGCGGAGACCTCCATCACCATCGCCCCCGGCGGCATGGACCCCTGCGACCTGCGCCTGGCCAAGGGCGACGCGGCCGTATCCGGGCTGGTCGAGGCCCGCACCCCGCTGTTCGAGTTCGCGCTGAAGCACATCGTGGCCCGGCACAACCTGGAGAACCCGGCGGGGCGGGCGGCCGCGCTGGAGGAAGCCGCCCCGATCATCAAAAAGATCAAGAACGTCGCGATCCAGCACGAGTCGGCGGTCCAACTGGCGGGCATGCTGGGCATGCGCGACGAGCAGTTCGTGGTCAAGCGGATCGCCCAGCTCGACCGCTGGGCCCGGGAGCGCGGCAACCAGCCCCAGCAGCAGCGCCGGGGCCAGTCCGGCAACTCCGGCGGCTCGGGCCACTCCGGCCACTCGTACGAGGACATCCCCGCGCCGTCCGCCGGCCCCGCGGGCCCCGCGCTGAACCTGCGCAGCCCCGCGCACATCACCGAGCGCGAGCTGCTCAAGCTGGCGCTCCAGCGCCCCGCCCTGGTCTCGCCCGCCTTCGACGCGTACGGGATGGACGAGTTCACCGCCCCGCCCTACGCGGCCGTGCGCCAGGCCATCATGGACGCCGGCGGCGCCTCGCTCGGCACCGAGGACTACGTGACCCGGGTCCGTGACTCCGCGCCGAACGACACCGTCCGCGCGCTGGTCACCGAGCTCGTCGTCGAGGCCATCCACGCGAAGACGGTGGACGAGGTCTACGCCGGGGTCCAGCTGGTCCAGGTCCGCCTCCGCGCGGTCGACCGCCGGGTCCACGAGATCCAGGGCACCCTGTCCCGCCTCGGCCACCAGGACGCGCCGGAGCAACTGGCGGCGGTCCAGGAGGAGCTGTGGGTGCTCCAGCAGTACGGCCAACGCCTGCGCAACCGCGGCGCTGAAGGCCTCTAG
- a CDS encoding gamma-glutamylcyclotransferase family protein → MASADRPEGHGERTIPQAEVLEELEELPFFVYGTLRPGEVNHDLFLRGRTAAEEPARLPDAALYEGPGYPYAVDRPGSAIAGELITPAPGAYGELLVALDLLEEYAGPGHPANIYDRTAREALRPDGTPVRAWVYLAAPPLARHLARSGTRIPGGDWLRRETP, encoded by the coding sequence ATGGCATCGGCCGATCGGCCGGAAGGCCACGGCGAAAGGACGATTCCGCAGGCGGAGGTGCTGGAGGAGCTGGAGGAGCTCCCGTTCTTCGTCTACGGCACCCTGCGTCCCGGCGAGGTCAACCACGACCTGTTCCTGCGCGGCCGCACGGCCGCCGAGGAGCCCGCCCGCCTCCCGGACGCGGCCCTGTACGAGGGCCCCGGCTACCCGTACGCCGTGGACCGCCCCGGCTCCGCCATAGCCGGAGAGCTGATCACCCCGGCCCCCGGGGCCTACGGGGAACTCCTCGTGGCGCTCGACCTGCTTGAGGAGTACGCCGGCCCCGGGCACCCCGCCAACATCTACGACCGCACCGCCCGAGAGGCCTTGCGCCCCGACGGCACCCCGGTCCGCGCCTGGGTCTACCTGGCCGCCCCACCCCTGGCCCGCCACCTGGCCCGCTCCGGCACCCGGATCCCGGGCGGCGACTGGCTGCGCCGAGAGACGCCTTAG
- a CDS encoding HAMP domain-containing sensor histidine kinase produces MKRALLRCRRLLHSLGLRWKISVLLAVGCSLVALTIGILIHEARANQVADAARKSALAQLVRVRQVYELTGQLDFDKVGEADARLDCPSLPEPLRQAALTGQRTTYLDLHGLHPAVWAARPVGGDQVLSVRQPLAGEQAELWELDQKLMAFGVVVVTLAAAGGAALASRLSKDLRSAAETARRISTGELDARIGPSGVPGTRNEVAALSAAVDTMAASLQRRLVAEQRFTADVAHELRTPLTGLHTAAELLPPGRPTELVRDRVSALCGLTEDLLEVARLDGDREVAQLDIHLLGPLVEEVTRRSGVEARVLGAADGTARVRTDVRRLERILTNLLVNARRHGRDPITVTVAGNTVTVRDHGPGFPETLLRDGPQRFLTGATERGQGTGLGLTIALGQAQVIGARISLANPTPTGAAAALTLPPA; encoded by the coding sequence GTGAAGCGCGCCCTGCTCCGCTGCCGCCGGCTCCTGCACTCCCTCGGCCTGCGCTGGAAGATCTCCGTCCTGCTCGCCGTCGGCTGCTCGCTCGTCGCGCTCACCATCGGCATCCTCATCCACGAGGCCCGCGCGAACCAGGTGGCCGACGCGGCGCGCAAGAGCGCCCTCGCGCAGCTCGTCCGGGTGCGGCAGGTGTACGAGCTCACGGGCCAGCTGGACTTCGACAAGGTCGGGGAGGCCGACGCGCGCCTCGACTGCCCGAGCCTGCCGGAACCCCTGCGGCAGGCCGCGCTCACCGGGCAGCGCACCACCTACCTCGACCTGCACGGCCTCCATCCGGCGGTGTGGGCCGCCCGGCCGGTCGGCGGCGACCAGGTGCTTTCCGTACGCCAGCCGCTGGCGGGGGAACAGGCGGAACTGTGGGAACTGGACCAGAAGTTGATGGCCTTCGGGGTGGTCGTCGTCACGCTCGCGGCGGCCGGCGGGGCGGCGCTGGCCAGCCGGCTGAGCAAGGACCTGCGGTCCGCCGCCGAGACGGCCCGGCGGATCAGCACGGGCGAACTGGACGCGCGGATAGGCCCGTCGGGCGTACCGGGGACGCGGAACGAGGTGGCCGCACTGTCCGCGGCGGTCGACACGATGGCGGCGAGCCTGCAGCGACGGCTGGTGGCGGAGCAGCGGTTCACGGCGGACGTGGCGCACGAGCTGCGGACCCCGCTGACCGGACTGCACACCGCCGCCGAGCTGCTCCCTCCGGGGCGGCCCACCGAGCTGGTGCGCGACCGGGTCTCGGCCCTGTGCGGCCTCACGGAGGACCTCCTGGAGGTGGCCCGGCTGGACGGGGACCGGGAGGTGGCCCAGCTGGACATCCACCTCCTGGGGCCGCTGGTGGAGGAGGTCACCCGGCGCTCGGGGGTGGAGGCTCGGGTCCTGGGCGCCGCCGACGGCACGGCCCGCGTCCGCACGGACGTCCGGCGGCTGGAGCGGATCCTGACGAACCTGCTGGTCAACGCCCGCAGGCACGGCCGGGACCCGATCACCGTGACGGTCGCCGGGAACACCGTCACCGTCCGGGACCACGGTCCGGGCTTCCCGGAGACCCTGCTGCGGGACGGCCCGCAGCGGTTCCTGACGGGCGCGACCGAACGCGGCCAGGGCACGGGCCTGGGCCTGACCATCGCCCTGGGCCAGGCCCAGGTCATCGGCGCCCGCATCAGCCTCGCCAACCCCACCCCCACCGGCGCGGCGGCCGCCCTCACCCTCCCGCCGGCCTGA